In a genomic window of Gadus chalcogrammus isolate NIFS_2021 chromosome 17, NIFS_Gcha_1.0, whole genome shotgun sequence:
- the LOC130370425 gene encoding trafficking protein particle complex subunit 14-like, which translates to MLSALEEQNFLFQLQLRDRPEEDSDEGLELPLIAVVQWSVSRLPFLRYISTHYTLPSLRLNRPQLVMTASCLGGVRPRECFQVKYTLLNNLRDFLSVRLVWTPPGSGGAGCTGDIPGGLGAVVCRTPHTDLGPCRKGSIVSFSVGFQILQEGLFELSQNMKLKLQFSALDAVCSPSKEGRGPGGPAALGAPGARGGSPSSPRHVRELLERRSQSFSHEQPPRTPFTSAAPSPPRWAPPRTAPPPLPAPRRPPVLPGLDKIAKRECKVLVVLAPQPL; encoded by the exons ATGCTCTCTGCCTTGGAGGAGCAGAACTTCCTGTTCCAGTTGCAACTGCGAGATCGGCCTGAAGAAGACTCGGATGAG GGTCTGGAGCTGCCACTCATCGCTGTGGTTCAGTGGTCCGTGTCCAGGCTGCCCTTCCTCAG atacATCAGCACCCACTACACCCTGCCGAGCTTGCGCCTGAACCGCCCCCAGCTGGTGATGACCGCTTCCTGCCTTGGCGGCGTGCGACCCCGGGAGTGCTTCCAGGTCAAGTACACGCTGCTGAACAACCTCAGGGACttcctgtccgtccgtctggtGTGGACGCCACCTG GCAGCGGCGGGGCTGGCTGTACGGGGGACATCCCGGGTGGGCTGGGGGCGGTGGTCTGTCGGACCCCCCACACCGACCTCGGCCCCTGCCGCAAGGGCAGCATCGTGTCCTTCAGTGTGGGCTTCCAGATACTCCAGGAGGGCCTGTTTGAG CTGAGCCAGAACATGAAGCTGAAGCTCCAGTTCTCGGCGCTGGACGCCGTGTGCAGCCCCAGCAAGGAGGGCCGTGGGCCGGGGGGCCCGGCGGCtctgggggccccgggggcccggggcggctccccctccagcccccgtcACGTGCGAGAGCTGCTGGAGCGCAGGTCCCAGAGCTTCTCCCACGAGCAGCCCCCCAGGACCCCGTTCaccag TGCGGCGCCGTCACCCCCCCGGTGGGCTCCCCCTCggacggcccccccccctctacctgccccccgccgcccccccgtgCTGCCCGGCCTGGACAAGATCGCCAAGCGGGAGTGcaaggtgctggtggtgctggcaCCACAGCCTCTCTAg